A section of the Methanococcus voltae genome encodes:
- a CDS encoding carboxypeptidase-like regulatory domain-containing protein: protein MKKHYYLFFLFLLITINSAFAQTGYYMEFSADYTEDILQQKFNTTWQGYTPQIESIQGNIVYFQTEKDVLRAFVNPSYSADSLFVSNVDLYINNELTEYTIYKMTSQTSKDFNYTSYSPCGAYLFGSSYGKYLYSGSNVYLDGVSCWGSTSGTVYGDYNAILTNAGTVSIIANYDSTQPPNSIVWLVAKGAVDIPTANQRLVTPLPRGTIKLIVDDCNLKIGGKIQSITNNTELYVPVGTYTLEFSKAGFWNESRTLTVIENETINLNVDLFPESSIFKISQLDTVNTYQNNEFVVKMNVAPVQEVTSVRLEFPTTEAVSVRKGIEEITKNSDNIYQLGTIGTEGTELTLRLPAGALTGSRYINMRITGADYSGELYVQNKMINYNVQELPIQVDIPSLVAGNNNIKITDKSGGAQRLSILLKDEDTNVYSKDYDLGAYQSINFDVDLEVKDYILTISTDNYEAKYTLNIKNAVIVPTKSFEISKGSELRVPLQITNPYPLTKYYTVKLQGTSESCLTNNTELTYSIAPQETKTVYAIANLKDSLQYDSYSTITKVILDNEEIHSETITINIKTSGFIPIIDDENGISSNTLIIGGITIIILGGGILYLRSRKKGKKVIK from the coding sequence ATGAAAAAACATTATTATCTATTCTTTTTATTTTTACTGATAACAATAAATTCAGCCTTTGCACAGACTGGTTATTATATGGAATTTTCCGCAGATTATACGGAAGATATACTCCAACAAAAGTTTAATACCACTTGGCAAGGATACACTCCTCAAATAGAATCAATACAAGGTAATATCGTATATTTTCAAACTGAAAAAGATGTACTTAGAGCATTTGTGAATCCGTCATATTCAGCAGATAGTTTATTTGTTTCTAACGTAGATTTGTATATAAATAACGAATTAACGGAATATACAATATATAAGATGACTTCACAAACAAGTAAAGATTTTAATTATACATCGTATTCACCTTGCGGAGCTTATTTATTTGGTTCTTCATATGGTAAATACCTCTATTCTGGTTCAAATGTATATTTGGACGGAGTCAGTTGCTGGGGTTCAACTTCGGGAACAGTCTATGGAGATTATAACGCTATATTAACTAATGCTGGAACTGTATCCATAATTGCCAATTATGATTCAACACAACCGCCAAATTCTATAGTATGGTTAGTAGCAAAAGGTGCTGTAGATATTCCTACAGCTAATCAAAGATTAGTTACACCATTACCGAGAGGTACTATAAAACTTATAGTAGACGACTGTAATTTAAAAATAGGCGGTAAAATACAATCTATAACTAATAATACAGAACTTTACGTACCTGTAGGAACTTATACTTTAGAATTCTCCAAAGCTGGCTTTTGGAATGAGTCAAGAACTTTAACAGTTATTGAAAATGAAACTATAAACTTAAATGTTGATTTATTCCCTGAATCATCGATATTTAAAATAAGTCAGTTAGACACCGTAAATACCTATCAAAATAATGAATTTGTAGTTAAAATGAACGTAGCCCCTGTACAAGAGGTTACAAGCGTTAGACTTGAATTTCCAACAACAGAAGCAGTTTCTGTAAGAAAAGGAATCGAAGAAATAACTAAAAATAGCGATAATATATACCAATTAGGAACTATAGGAACAGAGGGAACCGAATTAACTTTAAGATTACCTGCAGGAGCTTTAACCGGTTCAAGATACATAAATATGAGAATAACCGGTGCAGATTATTCCGGAGAACTCTATGTACAAAATAAAATGATTAACTACAACGTACAAGAATTACCTATACAAGTTGATATACCAAGTTTAGTAGCTGGAAATAATAATATTAAAATAACTGATAAATCAGGTGGTGCTCAAAGACTTTCAATACTCCTAAAAGACGAAGATACGAACGTATATTCAAAAGACTATGATTTAGGAGCTTACCAATCTATTAACTTTGATGTTGACTTAGAAGTTAAAGATTACATATTAACTATTTCTACAGACAATTACGAAGCTAAGTATACACTTAATATTAAAAATGCTGTAATAGTGCCTACCAAGAGCTTTGAGATTTCGAAAGGAAGTGAATTAAGAGTCCCTTTACAAATAACAAATCCTTACCCATTAACAAAATATTATACTGTAAAATTACAAGGAACTTCTGAAAGCTGTTTAACAAATAATACAGAATTAACTTATTCAATAGCTCCACAAGAAACAAAAACGGTTTATGCAATAGCTAATTTAAAAGATAGTTTACAATACGATAGCTATTCAACAATAACTAAAGTAATATTAGATAATGAAGAAATACATTCTGAAACTATAACTATAAATATAAAAACATCAGGATTTATCCCTATTATCGATGATGAAAACGGTATAAGTAGTAATACATTAATTATCGGTGGAATCACCATTATTATATTAGGCGGTGGAATCCTTTATTTAAGAAGTAGAAAGAAAGGTAAAAAGGTGATAAAATGA
- a CDS encoding DUF2080 family transposase-associated protein gives MKTEEIRPKVFEGTIKEWGNSARFSMKKEYVGKRAILVIVEDEENQKGRID, from the coding sequence ATGAAAACTGAAGAAATAAGACCCAAGGTATTCGAGGGAACAATAAAAGAATGGGGCAATTCAGCGAGATTCTCAATGAAAAAGGAGTACGTCGGAAAAAGGGCAATACTCGTAATAGTTGAGGATGAAGAAAACCAAAAAGGACGGATTGATTAA
- a CDS encoding KAP family P-loop NTPase fold protein — MGTYNSAIISSAKRRKLKNTSSVLSRYKIDLNNSDDLAVQEQNDYIKISKDRELEKYEDLHVSRQKLVDLLADAIINIENDDNSTVIGVTGEWGCGKTSIFNAMKKIFSENEKAKNEITTMDFNPWYFENEYSLISAFFEKMYQTIIKVSDHKKVILEDVGFITNLLGKLVGNGWSVLSGDDVYRNISKENEEKFENFKKYGSEDHDIFILRDKLSNYLKELDKKIVIFIDDLDRLTGEQIKLMFKLIKCIADFPNIVYILGYDKKIVSKALADVQCSPEHEYVEEGRKRILNNKLGAEYIKKIIQVEYSVPELSKNELIRDFLEKIIENNKELQQYDYEELIYSFEILKTLRNQRDFNRLHNMFSFEYGIVKEEINPFEFLGLSILKYNYSKIYKLISEYTYYMDNRKNSQSNYEVPQYKEYVEKINKLLIEVEDEEYKEILKNFMGILIPNSIEQNTIPKNLLLQERNYVFRTYDFGESKDILNIKNMGKYFKLNHYTKPKEDIIHILSSKDTLNSFKKLNKELKDNKINIDEGNTFSNIVVKLANNSSELNYVPSPNYRGLMELLLNPKYCDNVNPLKTKMIVDTVYKLSEINFNALYTILDNNLQDNQDKNTLPNEVTIKLICKLHTKQPNISTESITQLNNLKNKFVKILEDYELSTNDDIVYIMEVLQMVNSTKVQNKFTNLSRELTIEYIIRYVNQNYDIRNNGYYNKKILSEDARNFDNMCVFFKNGLPKTHIKNWLDDDNNKNEKEYKIISEIYNKIK, encoded by the coding sequence ATGGGCACATACAATTCCGCAATCATTTCAAGTGCGAAAAGACGTAAATTAAAAAACACATCCTCGGTACTTTCTCGATATAAAATTGATTTAAATAATTCAGATGATTTAGCAGTGCAAGAACAAAATGATTATATAAAAATCTCTAAAGATAGAGAATTAGAAAAATATGAAGATTTACACGTTTCACGTCAAAAATTAGTAGATTTATTAGCTGATGCAATTATTAATATAGAAAACGATGACAATAGTACAGTAATAGGAGTGACTGGCGAATGGGGTTGTGGTAAAACTTCAATATTTAATGCAATGAAAAAAATTTTTTCAGAAAATGAAAAAGCTAAAAACGAAATAACGACAATGGATTTTAACCCATGGTATTTTGAAAATGAATATTCGTTGATATCTGCATTTTTTGAAAAAATGTATCAAACTATTATTAAAGTATCAGATCATAAAAAGGTTATTTTGGAAGATGTGGGATTTATTACAAACTTACTTGGAAAATTAGTAGGTAATGGATGGAGTGTTTTATCAGGCGATGACGTTTATAGAAATATAAGTAAAGAAAATGAAGAAAAATTTGAAAATTTTAAAAAATATGGTTCAGAAGACCATGATATTTTTATATTAAGAGATAAATTATCTAACTATTTAAAAGAATTAGATAAAAAAATAGTTATTTTTATAGATGATTTGGACAGATTAACTGGCGAACAAATCAAATTAATGTTTAAATTAATTAAATGTATAGCAGACTTTCCAAATATCGTTTATATTTTAGGTTATGATAAAAAAATAGTGTCCAAAGCTCTTGCTGATGTACAATGTAGTCCTGAACATGAATATGTAGAAGAAGGACGTAAAAGAATACTTAATAATAAATTAGGAGCCGAATATATTAAAAAAATAATTCAGGTAGAATATTCTGTCCCTGAACTTTCAAAAAATGAATTAATAAGAGATTTTTTAGAAAAAATAATTGAAAATAATAAAGAATTACAACAATATGACTACGAAGAGTTAATTTATTCATTTGAAATATTAAAAACATTGCGAAACCAACGAGATTTTAACAGATTACACAATATGTTTTCTTTTGAATATGGTATTGTAAAAGAAGAAATTAACCCATTTGAATTTTTAGGATTATCTATACTTAAATACAATTATTCTAAAATATATAAACTTATTAGTGAATATACTTATTATATGGACAATAGAAAAAATAGTCAATCAAATTATGAAGTACCACAATATAAGGAATACGTGGAAAAAATAAATAAATTACTAATTGAAGTTGAAGATGAAGAATATAAAGAAATTTTAAAAAATTTTATGGGAATTTTAATTCCTAATAGTATTGAACAAAATACAATTCCAAAGAATTTATTATTACAGGAACGAAACTACGTATTTAGAACTTATGACTTTGGAGAATCTAAGGATATATTAAATATAAAAAATATGGGTAAATATTTTAAATTAAATCATTATACGAAACCAAAAGAAGATATTATACATATATTATCTTCAAAAGATACATTAAATAGTTTTAAAAAATTAAATAAAGAATTAAAAGATAATAAAATTAACATTGATGAAGGAAATACATTTTCAAATATCGTTGTAAAATTAGCAAATAATAGCTCAGAACTTAATTATGTACCATCCCCCAATTACCGTGGATTAATGGAATTACTACTAAATCCCAAATATTGCGATAATGTAAATCCGTTAAAAACAAAAATGATTGTAGATACAGTTTATAAATTATCTGAAATAAACTTTAACGCATTATATACAATTTTAGATAATAATCTACAAGATAATCAAGATAAAAATACATTACCTAATGAGGTAACTATAAAATTAATTTGTAAATTACATACTAAACAGCCCAATATAAGCACTGAATCAATCACACAATTGAACAATTTAAAAAATAAATTTGTTAAGATTTTAGAAGATTACGAATTATCAACTAATGACGATATTGTTTATATTATGGAAGTCTTGCAAATGGTTAATAGTACAAAAGTACAAAATAAATTTACTAACTTATCCCGAGAATTAACTATCGAATATATAATAAGATATGTAAATCAAAATTACGATATAAGGAATAATGGATATTATAACAAAAAAATACTTTCAGAAGATGCTCGAAATTTTGATAATATGTGTGTATTCTTTAAAAATGGATTACCTAAAACTCATATTAAAAATTGGTTAGATGATGATAATAACAAAAACGAAAAAGAATATAAGATAATATCTGAAATATATAATAAAATTAAGTAA
- a CDS encoding zinc ribbon domain-containing protein, which produces MSVNINKIKFDDGYAKKYDKRIVIDRVYVSIQCPFLFSVLGNGFNKTIYENLKKNYPQFVQRITEKKNGGKTGDFHFRIPVEVWEDGKLESNLQGEEIASISISFRQPHVARGYFNMNRLYMHEHGLNPYNSSYRDDNVLPISIREDKNNTLLKEYSRLFINRIDEYKREYNYYLKELFGIDIEKLKRDLDRVEMTYDKLIEVSVQSAEVCVEWLNCESLQFNYITEARRNNYLKVYGDLTQTEYYTSPKKGNKVQFKRYQKGAGINRHEFTWHSELSRQWIVEDIRYLPLSIFEGVNESYAHFGFDFETMRPLKLSGESVLQDYADWWRLPLDYVKTVLYGKSYVLKFDRNSKGVRERLKSKGLIVPLEKELGGKRGLWRWSDTVQKIRLSLQGCYVCPVCNSVMRYDETKHRHVCEHCGRVDDHSIWQLGDDQLEEEYGNNSQQ; this is translated from the coding sequence ATGAGCGTTAATATTAACAAAATTAAATTTGACGATGGTTACGCTAAGAAATATGATAAAAGGATAGTAATTGATAGAGTTTATGTATCTATACAATGTCCTTTTTTATTTTCAGTTTTAGGTAATGGATTTAATAAAACTATTTACGAGAACTTAAAGAAGAATTATCCGCAATTCGTCCAAAGAATAACTGAAAAAAAGAACGGGGGTAAAACTGGAGACTTTCACTTTAGGATACCCGTAGAAGTTTGGGAAGACGGAAAACTTGAATCTAACTTGCAAGGTGAAGAAATAGCTTCTATTTCAATAAGTTTCAGACAACCGCACGTAGCAAGGGGTTATTTCAATATGAACCGGCTTTATATGCACGAACACGGTTTAAATCCTTATAATTCATCATACCGAGATGATAATGTATTGCCGATTTCAATAAGGGAAGATAAAAACAATACACTACTAAAAGAGTATTCAAGATTGTTTATAAATCGAATAGATGAATATAAACGTGAATACAATTATTATCTAAAAGAATTATTTGGTATTGATATTGAAAAACTTAAAAGAGACCTTGATAGGGTAGAAATGACATATGACAAGCTCATTGAGGTATCTGTTCAAAGTGCGGAGGTTTGTGTTGAATGGTTGAATTGTGAAAGTTTGCAATTTAATTATATCACTGAAGCGAGAAGAAATAACTATTTAAAGGTTTATGGCGACCTTACCCAAACGGAGTATTACACATCCCCCAAAAAAGGAAACAAGGTTCAATTTAAACGATATCAAAAAGGGGCAGGTATAAATCGTCACGAATTTACGTGGCATTCTGAGCTCTCTCGACAGTGGATAGTTGAAGATATCCGATACTTACCACTTAGCATATTTGAGGGGGTTAATGAAAGTTATGCCCATTTTGGATTTGATTTTGAGACTATGCGACCTTTAAAATTATCCGGCGAAAGTGTCCTACAAGATTATGCGGATTGGTGGAGATTACCCCTTGATTATGTTAAAACAGTGCTTTACGGCAAATCTTACGTTTTAAAATTCGATAGAAATTCCAAAGGAGTCCGAGAACGGTTAAAATCAAAAGGTTTAATCGTGCCACTTGAAAAGGAATTGGGTGGTAAGCGTGGCCTTTGGCGTTGGAGTGATACGGTACAAAAAATAAGGTTATCCCTACAAGGGTGCTATGTTTGCCCAGTTTGTAATAGCGTAATGAGATACGACGAAACGAAGCATAGGCACGTTTGCGAACACTGTGGACGAGTCGATGACCATTCAATATGGCAATTAGGGGATGACCAATTAGAGGAAGAATATGGAAATAATAGCCAACAATAA